The Sebastes fasciatus isolate fSebFas1 chromosome 4, fSebFas1.pri, whole genome shotgun sequence genome window below encodes:
- the znf319b gene encoding uncharacterized protein znf319b isoform X1 — MDWATPAAKLNPYTRARMSEAWQQHAPPPVVHTIPPGAENALGCAVYGIVLQPDATSLQQQPHGQHSQHSQQHGGGQHSQQQHAAQAPQTSLQVVAEGGHKCAACGHDISHLANPHEHQCMVNQDRSFQCTQCMKIFHQATDLLEHQCVQVEQKPFVCGVCKMGFSLLTSLAQHHTSHNSTNPMKCSICEKTYRPGSSGNVTPTSNTPQQPSSDGASASSSSSILPFPSARDRPYKCSVCQKGFKHLSELTRHERVHTGEKPFKCDTCDKSFSQSSHLQHHQRTHSSERPFKCAVCEKSFKHRSHLVRHMYVHSGEHLFKCNLCELHFKESSELLHHPCHPQGSRPFRCATCGKGFKRPSDLRQHERTHSEERPFHCDECQMSFKQQYALVRHRRTHKDPSDRPFKCNLCDKGFMQPSHLLYHQHVHGMDNLFKCASCQKEFSQSGELLRHKCGESSNSSPDKPYKCDVCGKGYKKSSTLQRHQNSHCQEKPLKCSLCDRRFLSSSEFVQHRCDPSREKPLKCPDCEKRFKYSSDLNRHRRVHTGEKPYKCGHCNKGFKQREHLTKHQSTHSREGQFKCVWCGERFSDLGSLQDHTVQHTADGGGYPVPQCI, encoded by the coding sequence TTGGGCCACACCAGCTGCAAAACTGAATCCCTACACCCGAGCACGCATGTCAGAGGCCTGGCAGCAGCATGCTCCACCTCCAGTCGTCCACACCATCCCTCCAGGAGCTGAGAATGCGTTGGGCTGTGCGGTGTATGGCATTGTGCTGCAGCCAGATGCTACGTCCTTGCAGCAGCAACCGCATGGACAGCACAGCCAACACAGCCAGCAGCACGGAGGCGGGCAGCACAGTCAGCAGCAGCACGCCGCCCAGGCCCCTCAGACCTCCCTACAGGTAGTGGCAGAAGGAGGACACAAGTGTGCGGCCTGTGGACACGATATCTCCCACTTGGCCAACCCACACGAGCACCAGTGCATGGTGAATCAGGACAGGTCGTTCCAGTGCACTCAGTGCATGAAGATTTTCCACCAGGCGACAGACTTGCTAGAACACCAGTGTGTTCAGGTGGAGCAGAAGCCGTTTGTGTGCGGGGTTTGTAAGATGGGGTTCTCCCTGCTCACCTCTTTAGCCCAGCATCACACATCCCATAACAGCACCAACCCAATGAAGTGTTCAATATGTGAGAAGACCTACCGACCCGGTTCTTCTGGCAACGTCACACCCACCTCAAATACTCCCCAGCAGCCCAGCAGTGACGGGGCATCAGCGAGCAGCAGCTCATCCATCCTACCTTTTCCTTCAGCCCGAGACCGGCCGTACAAATGCTCCGTTTGCCAGAAGGGCTTCAAACACCTGTCAGAACTCACGCGGCACGAGAGGGTGCACACGGGAGAGAAGCCCTTCAAATGTGACACATGCGACAAGTCCTTCAGCCAGTCGTCACATCTACAGCACCACCAGCGGACACACAGCAGCGAACGGCCATTCAAGTGCGCCGTTTGTGAAAAGAGTTTCAAGCACCGCTCCCACCTCGTGCGCCACATGTACGTGCACTCTGGCGAGCActtgttcaaatgcaacttgtgcGAGCTGCACTTCAAGGAGTCGTCGGAGCTCCTTCACCACCCCTGCCACCCGCAGGGCTCCCGCCCGTTCCGCTGCGCCACATGCGGTAAGGGTTTCAAGCGGCCGTCTGACCTTCGGCAACATGAGCGCACACACTCTGAGGAGCGTCCGTTCCACTGTGACGAGTGTCAGATGAGCTTCAAGCAGCAGTACGCACTGGTGCGCCACCGACGCACGCACAAAGACCCTTCTGACCGGCCGTTCAAATGCAATCTGTGCGACAAGGGCTTCATGCAGCCGTCTCACCTCCTCTACCACCAGCACGTCCACGGCATGGACAACCTGTTCAAGTGCGCCTCATGCCAGAAGGAGTTCAGCCAGTCAGGAGAGCTGCTCAGACACAAGTGCGGCGAGTCGTCCAACAGCTCGCCCGACAAGCCGTACAAGTGCGACGTTTGCGGCAAGGGCTACAAGAAGAGTTCCACATTACAGCGTCATCAAAACTCTCACTGCCAAGAGAAGCCCCTCAAGTGCTCACTCTGTGACCGCCGCTTCCTGTCCTCTTCGGAATTCGTCCAGCACCGCTGCGACCCGTCGCGGGAAAAGCCGCTGAAGTGCCCTGACTGTGAGAAACGTTTCAAATACTCCTCGGACCTGAACCGACACCGGCGTGTGCACACGGGGGAGAAACCGTACAAATGTGGCCACTGCAACAAGGGCTTCAAACAGCGCGAGCACCTGACCAAACACCAGAGCACACACTCCAGAGAGGGCCAGTTCAAGTGTGTTTGGTGTGGCGAGCGCTTCAGTGACTTGGGCTCTTTGCAGGATCACACGGTGCAGCACACAGCCGATGGTGGGGGTTACCCAGTTCCCCAGTGCATATAA
- the znf319b gene encoding uncharacterized protein znf319b isoform X2 → MSEAWQQHAPPPVVHTIPPGAENALGCAVYGIVLQPDATSLQQQPHGQHSQHSQQHGGGQHSQQQHAAQAPQTSLQVVAEGGHKCAACGHDISHLANPHEHQCMVNQDRSFQCTQCMKIFHQATDLLEHQCVQVEQKPFVCGVCKMGFSLLTSLAQHHTSHNSTNPMKCSICEKTYRPGSSGNVTPTSNTPQQPSSDGASASSSSSILPFPSARDRPYKCSVCQKGFKHLSELTRHERVHTGEKPFKCDTCDKSFSQSSHLQHHQRTHSSERPFKCAVCEKSFKHRSHLVRHMYVHSGEHLFKCNLCELHFKESSELLHHPCHPQGSRPFRCATCGKGFKRPSDLRQHERTHSEERPFHCDECQMSFKQQYALVRHRRTHKDPSDRPFKCNLCDKGFMQPSHLLYHQHVHGMDNLFKCASCQKEFSQSGELLRHKCGESSNSSPDKPYKCDVCGKGYKKSSTLQRHQNSHCQEKPLKCSLCDRRFLSSSEFVQHRCDPSREKPLKCPDCEKRFKYSSDLNRHRRVHTGEKPYKCGHCNKGFKQREHLTKHQSTHSREGQFKCVWCGERFSDLGSLQDHTVQHTADGGGYPVPQCI, encoded by the coding sequence ATGTCAGAGGCCTGGCAGCAGCATGCTCCACCTCCAGTCGTCCACACCATCCCTCCAGGAGCTGAGAATGCGTTGGGCTGTGCGGTGTATGGCATTGTGCTGCAGCCAGATGCTACGTCCTTGCAGCAGCAACCGCATGGACAGCACAGCCAACACAGCCAGCAGCACGGAGGCGGGCAGCACAGTCAGCAGCAGCACGCCGCCCAGGCCCCTCAGACCTCCCTACAGGTAGTGGCAGAAGGAGGACACAAGTGTGCGGCCTGTGGACACGATATCTCCCACTTGGCCAACCCACACGAGCACCAGTGCATGGTGAATCAGGACAGGTCGTTCCAGTGCACTCAGTGCATGAAGATTTTCCACCAGGCGACAGACTTGCTAGAACACCAGTGTGTTCAGGTGGAGCAGAAGCCGTTTGTGTGCGGGGTTTGTAAGATGGGGTTCTCCCTGCTCACCTCTTTAGCCCAGCATCACACATCCCATAACAGCACCAACCCAATGAAGTGTTCAATATGTGAGAAGACCTACCGACCCGGTTCTTCTGGCAACGTCACACCCACCTCAAATACTCCCCAGCAGCCCAGCAGTGACGGGGCATCAGCGAGCAGCAGCTCATCCATCCTACCTTTTCCTTCAGCCCGAGACCGGCCGTACAAATGCTCCGTTTGCCAGAAGGGCTTCAAACACCTGTCAGAACTCACGCGGCACGAGAGGGTGCACACGGGAGAGAAGCCCTTCAAATGTGACACATGCGACAAGTCCTTCAGCCAGTCGTCACATCTACAGCACCACCAGCGGACACACAGCAGCGAACGGCCATTCAAGTGCGCCGTTTGTGAAAAGAGTTTCAAGCACCGCTCCCACCTCGTGCGCCACATGTACGTGCACTCTGGCGAGCActtgttcaaatgcaacttgtgcGAGCTGCACTTCAAGGAGTCGTCGGAGCTCCTTCACCACCCCTGCCACCCGCAGGGCTCCCGCCCGTTCCGCTGCGCCACATGCGGTAAGGGTTTCAAGCGGCCGTCTGACCTTCGGCAACATGAGCGCACACACTCTGAGGAGCGTCCGTTCCACTGTGACGAGTGTCAGATGAGCTTCAAGCAGCAGTACGCACTGGTGCGCCACCGACGCACGCACAAAGACCCTTCTGACCGGCCGTTCAAATGCAATCTGTGCGACAAGGGCTTCATGCAGCCGTCTCACCTCCTCTACCACCAGCACGTCCACGGCATGGACAACCTGTTCAAGTGCGCCTCATGCCAGAAGGAGTTCAGCCAGTCAGGAGAGCTGCTCAGACACAAGTGCGGCGAGTCGTCCAACAGCTCGCCCGACAAGCCGTACAAGTGCGACGTTTGCGGCAAGGGCTACAAGAAGAGTTCCACATTACAGCGTCATCAAAACTCTCACTGCCAAGAGAAGCCCCTCAAGTGCTCACTCTGTGACCGCCGCTTCCTGTCCTCTTCGGAATTCGTCCAGCACCGCTGCGACCCGTCGCGGGAAAAGCCGCTGAAGTGCCCTGACTGTGAGAAACGTTTCAAATACTCCTCGGACCTGAACCGACACCGGCGTGTGCACACGGGGGAGAAACCGTACAAATGTGGCCACTGCAACAAGGGCTTCAAACAGCGCGAGCACCTGACCAAACACCAGAGCACACACTCCAGAGAGGGCCAGTTCAAGTGTGTTTGGTGTGGCGAGCGCTTCAGTGACTTGGGCTCTTTGCAGGATCACACGGTGCAGCACACAGCCGATGGTGGGGGTTACCCAGTTCCCCAGTGCATATAA
- the csnk2a2b gene encoding casein kinase II subunit alpha' isoform X1, translated as MPGPVAGSKSRVYADVNTLKSREYWDYEAHVPNWNNQEDYQLVRKLGRGKYSEVFEAINITNNEKVVVKILKPVKKKKIKREIKILENLRGGTNIIRLVDTVKDPVSRTPALVFECINNTDFKELYQKLTDYDIRFYMYELLKALDYCHSMGIMHRDVKPHNVMIDHQLRKLRLIDWGLAEFYHPSQEYNVRVASRYFKGPELLVDYQMYDYSLDMWSLGCMLASMIFQKEPFFHGQDNYDQLVRIAKVLGTDELFGYLRKYHIELDPRFKDLLGQQSRKRWEQFVQTENQHLVSPEALDLLDKLLRYDHQQRLTATEAMEHPYFYPVIKEQSLSNSDNNMVSSGNTTAR; from the exons ATGCCGGGTCCGGTGGCCGGTAGCAAGTCCCGTGTGTACGCAGACGTCAACACCCTGAAGAGCCGGGAGTACTGGGACTACGAGGCCCACGTACCCAACTGGAA CAACCAGGAGGACTACCAGCTGGTTCGTAAGCTGGGCAGAGGGAAGTACAGTGAAGTGTTCGAGGCCATCAACATCACCAACAATGAGAAGGTGGTGGTCAAGATCCTGAAG CCGgtcaaaaagaagaagatcAAGCGAGAGATCAAGATCCTGGAGAACCTGCGAGGAGGGACCAACATCATCCGACTGGTGGACACAGTCAAAGACCCAGTG TCCAGAACTCCAGCGCTCGTCTTTGAATGCATCAATAACACAGACTTCAAG gaGTTGTACCAGAAGTTGACAGATTATGATATCCGTTTCTATATGTATGAACTACTGAAG GCCCTGGACTACTGTCACAGTATGGGAATCATGCACCGTGACGTTAAACCCCACAATGTGATGATCGACCACCAGTTGAGAAAG CTACGCCTTATAGACTGGGGTTTGGCAGAGTTCTACCACCCATCCCAGGAGTACAACGTCAGAGTGGCGTCACGATACTTCAAAGGCCCCGAACTCCTGGTGGACtaccag ATGTATGATTACAGTCTAGACATGTGGAGCTTGGGCTGTATGCTGGCCAGTATGATTTTTCAGAAAGAGCCCTTCTTCCATGGACAAGACAACTATGACCAG cTGGTGCGAATTGCCAAGGTTCTGGGGACGGACGAGCTGTTCGGCTACTTGCGTAAATACCACATTGAACTGGACCCGCGCTTCAAAGACCTGCTGGGACA GCAGAGCAGGAAGCGCTGGGAACAATTTGTGCAGACGGAGAACCAGCACTTGGTGAGTCCTGAAGCTCTGGACCTGCTGGACAAGCTGCTACGCTACGACCACCAACAGAGACTGACTGCCACAGAGGCCATGGAGCACCCCTACTTCT acCCAGTAATAAAGGAGCAGTCTCTGTCGAACTCTGACAACAACATGGTATCCAGTGGCAACACTACAGCGCGATGA
- the csnk2a2b gene encoding casein kinase II subunit alpha' isoform X2, giving the protein MPGPVAGSKSRVYADVNTLKSREYWDYEAHVPNWNNQEDYQLVRKLGRGKYSEVFEAINITNNEKVVVKILKPVKKKKIKREIKILENLRGGTNIIRLVDTVKDPVSRTPALVFECINNTDFKELYQKLTDYDIRFYMYELLKALDYCHSMGIMHRDVKPHNVMIDHQLRKLRLIDWGLAEFYHPSQEYNVRVASRYFKGPELLVDYQMYDYSLDMWSLGCMLASMIFQKEPFFHGQDNYDQTGCPKHVMETICTCILDRYRMLSVVPHSQVSTGSSSRKRAPSFSTNRTTALRLEAGANCQGSGDGRAVRLLA; this is encoded by the exons ATGCCGGGTCCGGTGGCCGGTAGCAAGTCCCGTGTGTACGCAGACGTCAACACCCTGAAGAGCCGGGAGTACTGGGACTACGAGGCCCACGTACCCAACTGGAA CAACCAGGAGGACTACCAGCTGGTTCGTAAGCTGGGCAGAGGGAAGTACAGTGAAGTGTTCGAGGCCATCAACATCACCAACAATGAGAAGGTGGTGGTCAAGATCCTGAAG CCGgtcaaaaagaagaagatcAAGCGAGAGATCAAGATCCTGGAGAACCTGCGAGGAGGGACCAACATCATCCGACTGGTGGACACAGTCAAAGACCCAGTG TCCAGAACTCCAGCGCTCGTCTTTGAATGCATCAATAACACAGACTTCAAG gaGTTGTACCAGAAGTTGACAGATTATGATATCCGTTTCTATATGTATGAACTACTGAAG GCCCTGGACTACTGTCACAGTATGGGAATCATGCACCGTGACGTTAAACCCCACAATGTGATGATCGACCACCAGTTGAGAAAG CTACGCCTTATAGACTGGGGTTTGGCAGAGTTCTACCACCCATCCCAGGAGTACAACGTCAGAGTGGCGTCACGATACTTCAAAGGCCCCGAACTCCTGGTGGACtaccag ATGTATGATTACAGTCTAGACATGTGGAGCTTGGGCTGTATGCTGGCCAGTATGATTTTTCAGAAAGAGCCCTTCTTCCATGGACAAGACAACTATGACCAG ACAGGATGTCCCAAACATGTAATGGAGACAATCTGTACTTGTATCCTGGACCGTTATCGGATGTTGTCTGTGGTGCCTCACTCTCAAGTGTCAACGGGAAGTAGTAGCAGGAAGAGGGCGCCGTCGTTCAGCACTAACAGAACCACAGCTTTGAGATTGGAAG cTGGTGCGAATTGCCAAGGTTCTGGGGACGGACGAGCTGTTCGGCTACTTGCGTAA